A single genomic interval of Agarivorans aestuarii harbors:
- a CDS encoding ExbD/TolR family protein: MRLGHRRQQHEEAQVDLTSMLDIVFIMLIFFIVTSSFVRESGMEVQRPQANNAVAQANAGIFVAVDAQNRIFIDQRMIDVERVQANLEHLLLEQPSAKLVIQADKHAYNGTVVKVMDGAKAAGIQDIALATEAP; encoded by the coding sequence ATGAGATTAGGTCATCGCAGGCAACAGCACGAAGAAGCACAAGTCGACCTTACGTCGATGTTGGATATTGTATTCATAATGTTAATTTTCTTCATTGTGACTAGCTCATTTGTTAGAGAGTCGGGCATGGAAGTGCAAAGGCCGCAGGCGAATAATGCGGTTGCTCAAGCTAACGCTGGAATTTTTGTAGCAGTGGATGCGCAAAACCGGATCTTTATCGATCAACGTATGATTGACGTAGAGCGAGTTCAAGCTAATTTGGAGCATTTACTGTTAGAACAACCTAGCGCCAAGCTGGTTATTCAGGCCGATAAACATGCCTATAATGGCACAGTAGTAAAAGTGATGGATGGCGCTAAAGCTGCTGGTATTCAAGACATCGCTTTGGCCACCGAGGCGCCATAA
- the fhuB gene encoding Fe(3+)-hydroxamate ABC transporter permease FhuB, which translates to MIKAYPISLGVLLLGLVLSLVFGSDLAFQRQWQLIGGVEPEQFIDFAYLYSLLPRMTMALMVGASLGLVGSLMQQLTQNPLLSPLTMGTSSGAWLALVMLNLWVPLDIADLSAAAAMIGAMFAMFLVIAIVGIRNLSGLPVVLAGMAVNIVLGAVATAIILLNEQFASNLFIWGAGDLEQNDWFWPLWLAPRLLPAILIFLLAPRVLSLLKLGQQGAAARGLNVVPMFLLLSVVGVWLVAASITAVGVISFVGLISPNIARRVGARTTSNELWLSCIIGALLLVFTDLLANALSEQIGDVVHSGIAAALVGAPILIVLCQRQLRAQDQLSLSLPQSRLRWRNRYYGLAAFIIALIALLSLLGQHNAGSWSLAIPDSFNWLLRWPRWLTAVSAGAALAVAGCVLQRLIFNPLASPDILGVSAGATMSLVGLTVITGASIFSASPWVAILGSTIVLALLFLFSTYRQFSPAKLVLCGIALAALIEGLVHFALASGQQEIYEILAWLAGSTYRVSPEAALRLAAVSFVVILGLYVLHPWLSLISAGRSFAQARGLAVPKAYVLMLLGVALLCAMVTATMGPVAFVGLLAPHVAVMLEARLAKQQIIVSALVGALLLSFADLISQWIFYPSQVAAGTLVSIIGGIYFIALLVRGQRQARA; encoded by the coding sequence ATGATTAAAGCGTATCCCATCTCGCTTGGCGTGCTGCTGCTTGGTTTGGTATTAAGCCTAGTGTTTGGTAGTGATTTAGCTTTTCAGCGGCAATGGCAATTGATTGGCGGTGTTGAGCCTGAACAATTTATAGATTTTGCTTACCTTTACTCACTGTTGCCACGTATGACCATGGCCTTAATGGTTGGGGCAAGTTTAGGCTTAGTGGGTAGCTTAATGCAGCAGCTCACTCAAAACCCTTTGTTGTCTCCGTTAACTATGGGAACCTCTTCAGGGGCTTGGCTAGCCTTGGTGATGCTTAACTTATGGGTGCCGCTTGATATTGCAGATTTAAGTGCGGCGGCCGCGATGATTGGTGCAATGTTCGCCATGTTTCTGGTCATCGCCATTGTCGGTATACGCAACCTTAGTGGCTTGCCAGTCGTGCTGGCCGGTATGGCGGTAAACATTGTTTTAGGGGCGGTGGCCACCGCAATCATTTTGCTGAATGAGCAATTTGCTAGCAACTTGTTTATTTGGGGGGCTGGCGATTTAGAGCAAAATGATTGGTTTTGGCCGCTTTGGTTAGCCCCTCGTTTGTTGCCTGCCATTTTGATTTTTCTATTAGCCCCGCGGGTACTGAGTTTACTTAAACTTGGCCAGCAAGGCGCAGCGGCGCGTGGTTTAAATGTAGTGCCAATGTTCTTGCTGTTATCGGTAGTGGGCGTGTGGTTAGTGGCAGCCAGTATAACTGCAGTAGGAGTGATTAGTTTTGTTGGATTAATTAGCCCAAATATCGCACGGCGCGTAGGCGCAAGAACAACCAGCAATGAACTATGGTTGAGCTGCATTATTGGTGCCTTGCTATTAGTATTCACCGATTTATTAGCCAATGCCTTAAGTGAGCAAATTGGTGATGTTGTGCATAGTGGTATTGCGGCTGCACTGGTTGGTGCGCCAATACTTATAGTGCTATGCCAGCGGCAGTTGCGCGCGCAAGATCAGCTTTCCTTAAGCTTACCTCAATCAAGATTGCGTTGGCGTAATCGCTATTACGGCTTGGCTGCTTTTATTATTGCTTTAATTGCTTTGCTTTCTTTACTGGGACAGCATAATGCAGGAAGTTGGAGCTTAGCGATCCCAGATTCATTCAACTGGTTATTACGCTGGCCTCGCTGGTTAACTGCAGTATCGGCTGGTGCAGCGCTCGCGGTGGCTGGGTGTGTATTACAACGTTTGATTTTTAACCCTCTAGCTAGCCCGGACATATTAGGGGTTTCTGCAGGGGCCACCATGAGCTTGGTAGGTTTAACCGTTATCACTGGTGCCAGCATTTTTAGCGCATCTCCCTGGGTGGCTATATTAGGCAGTACCATTGTATTGGCTCTATTGTTTTTGTTTAGTACTTATCGGCAGTTTTCTCCGGCCAAACTGGTTCTGTGTGGTATCGCGTTAGCGGCATTGATTGAAGGTTTAGTGCACTTTGCGTTAGCCAGCGGCCAGCAAGAGATATACGAGATTTTGGCTTGGTTGGCAGGTTCTACCTATCGGGTTAGCCCAGAGGCCGCATTACGCTTAGCTGCAGTAAGTTTTGTGGTAATTTTAGGCTTGTATGTGTTACATCCTTGGCTAAGTTTGATTTCGGCTGGTCGCTCGTTTGCACAAGCAAGAGGCCTAGCTGTGCCTAAAGCTTATGTGTTGATGTTACTGGGAGTAGCCTTACTGTGTGCCATGGTAACTGCTACCATGGGGCCGGTAGCATTTGTGGGTTTGCTAGCGCCACATGTTGCAGTAATGCTAGAGGCGCGTTTAGCTAAACAACAGATTATTGTGTCTGCCTTGGTTGGGGCTTTATTGTTGTCTTTTGCAGATTTGATAAGCCAATGGATTTTTTATCCTAGCCAAGTGGCTGCTGGAACCTTGGTATCAATTATTGGTGGTATTTATTTTATCGCCTTATTGGTGCGTGGTCAGCGACAGGCCAGAGCCTAA
- a CDS encoding ABC transporter ATP-binding protein yields MYQLSKINVERDNRSILSIDELSIDPTAFTVVLGHNGSGKSTLVNLLTQQFSPDSGEISLNNKALANYKARELAQLVAYLPQQLPQVAGMTVHELCKLGRFPWRGSFGRWQPQDYQAIEQAIVQTDLVKYRDSFVDELSGGERQRAFIAMLLAQQSPLLVLDEPTSALDISHQYQLMELLQSLNKQTQKGMVVIIHELNLALRYATNVIALKHGKVVFSGPKSLLENEATLSDLFASNIKLLEHPQDHTKVATVCL; encoded by the coding sequence ATGTATCAATTAAGCAAGATAAACGTTGAGCGTGATAATAGAAGCATATTGTCTATTGATGAACTAAGCATAGATCCCACCGCCTTTACCGTAGTGCTTGGACATAATGGTTCAGGAAAATCTACCTTGGTCAATCTGTTAACCCAGCAGTTTTCGCCAGATAGCGGTGAGATAAGCCTTAACAACAAAGCCTTAGCTAACTATAAAGCGCGCGAGTTAGCGCAATTGGTGGCTTATCTTCCTCAGCAACTACCGCAAGTTGCAGGTATGACAGTACATGAGCTTTGCAAGCTGGGGCGTTTTCCGTGGCGTGGAAGTTTTGGCCGCTGGCAGCCTCAAGACTATCAGGCGATTGAGCAGGCCATTGTTCAAACTGATTTAGTTAAATATCGGGACAGTTTTGTCGATGAGCTAAGTGGCGGCGAGCGCCAGCGTGCATTTATTGCGATGTTATTGGCGCAGCAGTCGCCATTATTGGTACTTGATGAGCCAACTTCAGCCTTAGACATTAGCCATCAATACCAGCTTATGGAGCTGCTTCAATCGCTCAACAAACAAACTCAAAAGGGCATGGTGGTAATTATTCACGAACTTAATTTAGCCTTGCGCTACGCCACCAATGTTATTGCCTTAAAACACGGCAAAGTGGTGTTTTCTGGCCCTAAAAGTTTGTTGGAGAATGAAGCGACGCTTTCCGATTTATTTGCCAGCAATATTAAGTTGCTTGAGCACCCTCAAGATCACACCAAGGTGGCAACAGTATGTTTGTAG
- a CDS encoding DUF3450 domain-containing protein: MFSYLLRVKWLLLTASLMTSISFGSQAEQLDQARKIEGEIVDQAKHSQQRIDQSSDQALALASEIQALEREVSQLKVYKNHLSRLVESQQSEQHSLQEQLNEIGSTRLGVVPLMYQMLEGLAQLHEQDLPIRSEARQQRLTKLNTLMSQADVSDSEKYRRILEAYQIELDYGLKLGSYEAQIELDGSRQVELLNLGRVSLVARSLDHQQYWAWNQNSQQWQVIESKQHRNVGLAFDVANKVAAPSLLVLPLALSAEANQ, encoded by the coding sequence ATGTTTAGTTATCTACTTCGAGTCAAATGGTTGTTGTTAACAGCCAGTTTGATGACAAGCATTTCCTTTGGCTCGCAAGCCGAGCAGTTAGATCAAGCACGCAAGATTGAAGGCGAGATTGTTGACCAAGCAAAACACAGTCAACAACGTATCGACCAATCAAGTGATCAGGCTTTGGCCTTAGCGTCAGAGATTCAAGCGCTTGAGCGAGAAGTGAGCCAACTAAAGGTATACAAAAATCACCTTAGTCGTTTAGTTGAAAGCCAGCAAAGTGAGCAGCATAGTTTACAAGAACAACTCAATGAAATTGGCTCAACTCGCTTAGGAGTAGTGCCACTTATGTATCAAATGCTCGAAGGGCTAGCCCAATTACACGAGCAAGATTTACCGATCCGCAGTGAGGCTCGCCAGCAGCGCCTAACAAAGTTAAATACGCTAATGAGCCAAGCGGATGTTAGCGACTCAGAAAAGTATCGTCGGATATTAGAAGCCTATCAAATTGAGTTGGATTATGGCTTGAAATTAGGCAGCTACGAAGCGCAAATTGAGCTTGATGGCTCACGCCAAGTAGAGCTGTTAAATCTAGGCAGAGTGAGCTTGGTGGCGCGTAGTTTAGATCATCAACAGTATTGGGCATGGAATCAAAATAGCCAGCAATGGCAAGTTATCGAAAGTAAGCAACATCGCAATGTAGGCTTAGCCTTTGATGTAGCAAATAAAGTCGCAGCACCGAGTTTATTAGTGCTGCCACTGGCGCTAAGTGCGGAGGCTAATCAATGA
- a CDS encoding siderophore ferric iron reductase has product MTVNSDKHYNQMLQQFAVAAFEFLSPVDSAEQWVREGSVDSMGELYQFWQLQHPEAGKIYWQSRSWSMLAWQPISLALIACYQVQASPDLSRLSQRYHLGNVFGYRFEANELALWQQFESAALLRKSITQSLRVLLDQLLKDFSQVARISPSTAYRNIADGVLDMMLRGAKASQQVIKPELVEHEFQHWLQDLELPLEPRATLFEDPQGSLQVARVSCCMDYKKQQGSYCVGCPCEPK; this is encoded by the coding sequence ATGACGGTAAATAGCGATAAACACTATAACCAAATGCTGCAACAATTTGCTGTTGCAGCTTTTGAGTTTCTGAGTCCTGTAGATTCGGCCGAACAATGGGTGCGTGAAGGCTCTGTAGATAGCATGGGTGAACTGTATCAGTTTTGGCAGTTACAGCATCCAGAAGCAGGCAAAATCTACTGGCAAAGTCGCAGTTGGAGCATGTTGGCTTGGCAACCGATCAGCCTTGCCTTGATTGCTTGTTACCAAGTGCAAGCCAGCCCCGATTTATCTCGTTTGAGTCAGCGTTATCATTTAGGCAATGTATTTGGTTATCGTTTTGAAGCTAACGAGTTAGCGCTTTGGCAGCAATTTGAGTCTGCTGCGTTACTACGTAAATCAATTACACAATCTCTACGAGTTTTGCTGGATCAGTTGCTAAAAGATTTTAGCCAAGTGGCTCGGATCAGCCCTAGTACCGCTTATCGAAATATCGCCGATGGGGTATTGGATATGATGTTACGTGGAGCAAAAGCTAGCCAGCAAGTGATTAAGCCCGAACTTGTCGAGCATGAATTTCAACATTGGTTGCAAGATTTAGAACTGCCTCTTGAACCCCGAGCAACATTATTTGAAGACCCACAAGGTAGCCTGCAAGTTGCGAGGGTGAGTTGTTGTATGGACTATAAAAAACAGCAGGGGAGTTATTGTGTTGGCTGCCCATGCGAGCCGAAATAA
- a CDS encoding tetratricopeptide repeat protein, whose product MIRILLATLVFCGLSSGPLFAQELSRNTAERVQRVFQLQQDGELAKAISQLEQLKPSAKYDQAYIARMLGIYYWQDEQVALSKAKLAEAVNLQAFPPQQAWETRNMLAEILLSEQQIDEALSHFEILLTQAQQPELELNISPSQALSLRANLAYANYQQQNWQVVLDHLAALEQLQVLDKNNLSMRFIAQVQLKQLKAAIITNQALLVLEPETLRWWQQLSALYSQTQQHQKALATLVSAERSGLALGESLLRHKAQLYAYLRVPEKAALSYAQLADADSDAALLLRQAQLWQQAREWQKSAKYWQLLAEHNPEYNLQYAQVLLLSNQYTQAIEALKLADPQEQQAKSQLLLAEIYLETKDYSQAYAAAQRAHNLEQSSQSERWLNYLEALVADTKA is encoded by the coding sequence ATGATTAGGATCTTATTGGCTACTTTAGTGTTTTGCGGGCTAAGTTCTGGGCCACTGTTTGCTCAAGAATTAAGTCGGAATACAGCTGAACGGGTGCAACGAGTATTTCAATTGCAACAAGATGGCGAACTCGCTAAAGCCATTTCTCAGTTAGAACAACTCAAGCCCAGCGCAAAATATGACCAAGCTTACATAGCTAGAATGTTGGGGATTTATTATTGGCAAGACGAGCAAGTAGCGTTATCTAAAGCAAAACTGGCAGAGGCTGTGAACTTGCAAGCGTTTCCCCCACAACAGGCCTGGGAAACGCGAAATATGCTGGCCGAAATACTACTTAGTGAGCAACAGATTGATGAAGCATTAAGCCATTTTGAGATATTGCTGACTCAAGCTCAGCAACCGGAATTAGAGCTTAATATTAGTCCCTCACAAGCGCTTAGTTTACGCGCTAATTTAGCTTACGCTAATTATCAACAACAAAACTGGCAAGTGGTGTTAGATCATTTAGCCGCGCTAGAACAGCTGCAAGTGTTAGATAAAAACAATCTAAGTATGCGTTTTATCGCTCAAGTGCAGCTAAAGCAGTTAAAAGCGGCGATCATCACCAATCAAGCTTTACTGGTGTTAGAGCCAGAAACGCTGCGTTGGTGGCAACAACTAAGTGCTTTGTACAGCCAAACCCAGCAACATCAAAAAGCCTTAGCTACCTTGGTTTCTGCAGAGCGTTCGGGATTAGCCTTGGGGGAGAGCTTGTTACGCCATAAAGCTCAGCTATATGCGTATCTGAGAGTGCCAGAAAAAGCAGCTTTGAGTTACGCCCAATTGGCTGATGCGGATTCTGATGCGGCATTGCTGCTTCGCCAAGCACAGCTTTGGCAGCAAGCAAGAGAATGGCAAAAGTCAGCGAAGTATTGGCAACTGCTTGCTGAGCATAATCCAGAGTACAATTTGCAGTATGCTCAGGTGTTGTTATTGAGCAATCAATATACTCAAGCTATTGAGGCTTTAAAACTAGCTGATCCGCAAGAACAACAAGCTAAATCGCAGCTATTATTGGCTGAGATTTACTTAGAGACTAAAGATTACTCACAGGCTTACGCTGCTGCTCAACGTGCGCATAACCTTGAACAAAGCTCGCAAAGCGAGCGCTGGTTAAACTATTTAGAAGCCTTAGTTGCCGATACAAAAGCTTAA
- a CDS encoding copper resistance protein CopD, with protein sequence MTYSLLLLAHLIAATIWTGGHIVLCLVILPKVLKAKSPEMLLDFEQAFEKVGMPALIIQVITGLLLAYHWLPDVSLWFSMNNPISHGIAGKLLLLALTFGLALDAKLRVLPKLSSNNLWDMALHIIAVTFLSVGFVALGLSFRLAWFA encoded by the coding sequence ATGACATACAGCCTTTTGCTACTCGCCCACCTCATCGCAGCAACTATTTGGACCGGTGGACATATCGTGCTTTGCTTGGTGATATTACCCAAAGTATTAAAAGCTAAATCACCAGAAATGCTGCTAGATTTTGAGCAAGCTTTTGAAAAGGTGGGAATGCCAGCGTTAATTATTCAAGTGATTACCGGGCTTTTGCTGGCTTACCATTGGCTCCCCGATGTGAGCCTTTGGTTTAGCATGAATAACCCAATAAGCCACGGCATTGCCGGTAAACTACTATTATTGGCTTTAACCTTTGGTTTAGCCTTAGATGCCAAATTGCGCGTTTTACCTAAACTATCCAGCAATAACTTGTGGGATATGGCCTTGCATATCATCGCTGTTACTTTTCTCAGTGTTGGCTTTGTTGCCCTTGGCCTTTCTTTCCGATTAGCTTGGTTTGCTTAA
- a CDS encoding MotA/TolQ/ExbB proton channel family protein, producing MKPFVLITLLALSNSAALAEETLLSTTQQAKQQELQHNQVREQGFEQELAQLKARQQALLAERDALQKDTDSLSDSFTDNEKTLAELETELHLASGSLGELFGVVRQAAKELKVELQTSALVANQPEVLSSLDQIEQARALPSMTELEGLWQAFERTIQASGRIEHLQLPYFDNQGQLQQQEFWRLGGFGLVNEQGYARWDGKQAKSFIVQPELAPTATELQQASGRFVSMDPSHGGLLQQLAEQPTLAQRFSHGGVVGKVIALLFALGMLIALYRGVRLLIIRSQIRAQLKQPANPKDNPLGRILQAYKADQDQAVEAIELRLLEQIVDEQQHLERGLSMIKLLAALAPMLGLLGTVTGMIETFQVITQFGNADPKVMASGISMALVTTVLGLISAMPLLFSHNVLHAQAEAIRNILEKQSLGLVAQRAEANHSLKAVSNNAA from the coding sequence ATGAAACCATTTGTATTGATAACACTGCTCGCTTTAAGTAACAGCGCCGCTTTGGCAGAAGAAACTTTACTAAGCACCACGCAACAAGCTAAGCAGCAAGAGTTACAGCATAACCAAGTAAGAGAGCAAGGCTTTGAGCAAGAACTAGCGCAGCTTAAAGCGCGCCAGCAAGCTTTATTGGCCGAGCGTGATGCCTTACAAAAGGATACAGATAGTTTAAGTGATAGTTTCACTGACAATGAAAAAACCTTAGCAGAATTAGAAACCGAGCTACATTTAGCGTCGGGTAGTTTAGGTGAGTTATTTGGTGTAGTGAGGCAAGCCGCTAAAGAGCTCAAAGTAGAGTTACAAACTAGCGCATTGGTGGCCAATCAGCCAGAGGTGCTATCCTCCTTAGATCAAATAGAGCAGGCACGTGCGCTGCCCTCTATGACCGAACTAGAAGGTTTGTGGCAAGCATTTGAACGCACCATTCAAGCTAGTGGCCGTATTGAACACCTGCAATTGCCTTATTTTGATAACCAAGGGCAGTTACAGCAGCAGGAGTTTTGGCGTTTAGGCGGCTTTGGTTTGGTTAACGAGCAAGGTTATGCTCGCTGGGATGGTAAGCAAGCTAAGTCTTTTATTGTGCAGCCTGAACTTGCGCCTACGGCCACAGAGTTACAGCAAGCGTCGGGAAGATTTGTAAGCATGGATCCAAGCCATGGAGGTTTGTTGCAACAATTGGCCGAGCAACCTACTTTAGCTCAGCGTTTTTCCCATGGTGGGGTAGTGGGTAAAGTTATCGCACTATTGTTTGCATTAGGAATGCTGATTGCCTTATATCGAGGTGTTCGTTTACTCATCATTCGCAGTCAAATTAGGGCTCAGCTGAAGCAACCTGCTAATCCAAAAGATAATCCTTTAGGCCGAATATTACAGGCTTACAAAGCCGACCAAGACCAAGCTGTAGAAGCAATAGAGTTGCGTTTACTTGAGCAAATTGTAGATGAGCAGCAGCATTTAGAGCGTGGTTTAAGCATGATTAAACTGCTTGCAGCACTAGCACCAATGTTGGGGTTATTGGGTACAGTAACTGGAATGATTGAAACGTTCCAGGTGATTACTCAGTTTGGCAATGCCGATCCTAAAGTAATGGCAAGTGGCATCTCGATGGCCTTGGTGACGACTGTTCTTGGGCTTATTTCTGCCATGCCTTTGTTATTCTCGCACAATGTTTTGCATGCACAAGCCGAGGCGATTCGTAACATACTCGAGAAGCAAAGCTTGGGATTGGTTGCTCAGCGGGCAGAGGCAAACCATAGCTTAAAGGCCGTAAGTAACAATGCTGCTTGA
- a CDS encoding energy transducer TonB — protein sequence MLRLLLISPLAVLLAISLFVAMNSMVHFQRSLPEDNSAKPNLFIQLQQPESIAQRRQRRLPEPPEPMPEAPSSSATSAPEQASSNDQQLNTLAMPSINFESNVSALSLSAPNLPMVANVQQQDILPLHRIEPKYPERAKRRNIEGYVKFSITINEAGRVTDIKVLDAKPKGVFEREAYKALSRWKYQPQMVNGKATKITDHTVIIDFEVPAADD from the coding sequence ATGCTGCGTTTGTTGTTAATCAGCCCCTTAGCGGTGTTGTTAGCTATTAGTCTGTTTGTTGCGATGAACTCTATGGTGCATTTTCAACGCAGTTTGCCGGAAGATAATTCAGCGAAGCCGAATTTGTTTATTCAGCTGCAACAGCCTGAAAGCATTGCCCAGCGTAGACAGCGCCGCTTACCTGAGCCGCCAGAACCGATGCCAGAAGCGCCAAGTTCAAGCGCTACCAGTGCACCTGAGCAAGCGTCTAGCAACGACCAACAACTTAATACTTTAGCGATGCCAAGCATTAACTTTGAAAGTAATGTTAGTGCGCTAAGTTTATCAGCACCCAATTTACCTATGGTTGCCAACGTTCAACAGCAAGACATTTTGCCACTGCATCGGATAGAGCCTAAATATCCAGAGCGGGCGAAACGACGTAATATTGAAGGCTATGTGAAGTTCAGTATCACTATCAATGAGGCTGGGCGAGTAACAGATATCAAGGTCTTAGATGCCAAACCCAAAGGGGTGTTTGAACGCGAAGCATACAAAGCGCTGTCGCGATGGAAGTACCAACCACAAATGGTAAATGGTAAAGCCACAAAAATTACAGATCATACTGTTATTATTGATTTTGAGGTTCCAGCTGCAGATGATTAG
- a CDS encoding MotA/TolQ/ExbB proton channel family protein produces the protein MLLELINQLPDWANINEFMLRGGPVLWALVAVVAGFWLLSLERLQFIVWDFPRLQNVWKSRWDAREEQHSWRALWQRNAWLSEAENALKRNFNLLKLLVALCPMLGLLGTVTGMIVVFDTMASQGNADPRLMAAGIARATLPTMAGMVAALTSMFIYSRLSRLSQRKQLHLEKLLRSRR, from the coding sequence ATGCTGCTTGAGTTAATCAACCAGTTACCTGACTGGGCCAATATTAACGAGTTTATGCTGCGGGGCGGGCCGGTACTTTGGGCCTTAGTTGCTGTGGTGGCTGGTTTTTGGTTACTTAGTTTAGAGCGTTTGCAGTTTATAGTGTGGGATTTTCCGCGTTTGCAAAATGTCTGGAAGTCCCGCTGGGATGCCCGTGAAGAGCAGCATTCTTGGCGGGCTTTGTGGCAGCGTAATGCTTGGTTGAGCGAAGCAGAAAACGCTTTGAAAAGAAATTTTAATCTCTTGAAATTGTTGGTGGCACTTTGCCCAATGTTAGGTTTACTGGGCACGGTAACTGGGATGATCGTGGTATTTGATACCATGGCTAGCCAAGGAAATGCTGACCCGCGATTAATGGCAGCAGGCATTGCTAGAGCAACGCTACCTACCATGGCTGGCATGGTTGCAGCCCTTACCAGCATGTTTATCTATTCACGTTTATCGCGGTTAAGCCAGCGTAAACAGCTACATTTGGAAAAGCTTTTAAGGAGTCGTCGATGA
- a CDS encoding iron-siderophore ABC transporter substrate-binding protein, translating to MFVALTRISLIFCLFTAAAKADIMVEDSLGTHKLSAHPQRVAALNWDVAEQVLELGVTPIAMSDIGGYQEWVVQPKVPQGVVDIGTRTEPNLSLLAELKPDVILIASPQKDLMARLSAIAPVLFYQNYSAKHKNADAVVENYLRIAQLLNKTEFAQQRLADTQQELDSLSQQLLKAYGGELPEVAAIRFASTSSVYLYDENSIPVHALNRLGIRSAMPERGSQWGVAKKRITELAQVEQGMVLYFEPFAHHQALDNSRLWQAMPFVKHQRVSSVAATWSYGGAMSVLYNARALTKSLLELSPQ from the coding sequence ATGTTTGTAGCACTCACTCGTATTAGTTTAATTTTTTGCTTATTTACGGCTGCTGCTAAGGCAGACATTATGGTTGAAGATAGTCTCGGAACCCATAAACTGAGCGCGCATCCGCAAAGAGTTGCCGCGCTTAACTGGGATGTTGCCGAGCAAGTGCTGGAGTTGGGAGTTACACCTATTGCTATGTCTGACATTGGCGGCTATCAAGAATGGGTAGTACAACCCAAGGTACCGCAAGGGGTGGTGGATATTGGTACACGCACCGAGCCAAATTTGTCATTACTGGCTGAACTAAAGCCCGACGTTATTCTTATTGCTTCTCCACAAAAAGATCTTATGGCGCGTTTATCGGCCATTGCGCCAGTGCTGTTCTATCAAAACTACAGCGCTAAACACAAAAACGCTGACGCGGTGGTAGAGAACTACCTTCGAATCGCTCAGTTATTGAATAAAACAGAATTTGCCCAGCAACGCTTGGCAGATACCCAACAAGAATTAGATTCACTCTCCCAGCAGTTGCTTAAGGCTTATGGTGGAGAGTTGCCAGAAGTTGCTGCTATTCGTTTTGCCAGCACCAGCTCTGTTTATCTTTATGATGAAAACTCTATTCCGGTGCATGCTCTCAATCGTTTAGGTATTCGTTCTGCCATGCCAGAGCGAGGCAGCCAATGGGGCGTGGCCAAAAAACGCATTACCGAACTTGCCCAAGTAGAGCAGGGCATGGTGTTGTATTTTGAACCTTTTGCGCATCATCAAGCCTTAGATAATTCTAGGCTGTGGCAAGCAATGCCTTTTGTGAAACATCAACGAGTAAGCAGTGTTGCAGCTACCTGGAGTTATGGCGGCGCTATGTCGGTGTTGTACAACGCACGAGCCTTAACTAAAAGCTTACTGGAACTATCACCTCAATGA